The following are encoded together in the Oncorhynchus kisutch isolate 150728-3 linkage group LG8, Okis_V2, whole genome shotgun sequence genome:
- the LOC109895887 gene encoding AP2-associated protein kinase 1 isoform X4, protein MKKFFDSRRELVSSGPGSGAGGGGTGSGSSGGSFIGRVFTIGRYQVTVDETVAEGGFAIVFLVRTHQGVRCALKRMYVNNEHDLHICKLEIQIMRDLVGHRNIVGFLDSSITAVGSGDVWEVLILMDFCRGGQVVNLMNQRLQTGFTEAEVLQIFCDTCEAVARLHQCKTPIIHRDLKVENILLHDRGHYVLCDFGSATNRFQDPQAEGVPLVEEEIKKYTTLSYRAPEMINLYNGMVITTKADIWAMGCLLYKLCYFTLPFGESQVAICDGSFTIPDNSRYSPDMHCLIRYMLEPDPELRPDIYQVSHFSFRLAGIECPIRNVHNSPIPTKLPEPIRASDAVAKKSQSKARLSDPVPTMETSITPRSRPKAGGAQSIGILPIQPALTPRKRPNMAAGGPQSIGVLGTAQPAVAVQLVQQVTPPLAQTAPSQPMATPQHQQGLFMKQQAAAFFSPQQQTNQHLAPGRGLHKVGTLTPPSSPKMPPRGSHRRILSDVTHSAVFGVPISKSTQLLQAAAAEASLNKSKSASTTPSGSPCSSQQSVYQPGEGGAQTAPSVPTGSWNPFGDDNFSKLSAEELLNKDFAKLAETTTGERASLSTENLISGLQPVSAAGATCKAFPAERTADILGLDAGSAMLSVPDPFNALSLSDTTEKLIEGLKSPETSLLLPDLLPLADPFSSSAEGNSNAVKAEMCVDSLIPGLDTVSASLPDSLAGEDSLLGCSLLSHTSTPGDQTICAPPSSCSSAPPGSASCLDKLAPVSFGTAQTSAELKGESKSHAVLDKGRSEIELPEEGHRADQGCVHSSDEEFEEEDKRKEEQCRRASESDEVGHDCSGSRPLLLDSDEEEEHRSELHLPPSQPRLSHPQLSTPSHQPTPGPHVPCQNNSQQMPQKARGGEVVPDVFSKAPFKVGQEEAGDVFANAPFPRPLVVTQQHPDVFLQAPFVKPKTLHPHPAVLYPVASETALLSQVAPQPFRPQALAKYSRHFQGPLPQQPVTAQRVLSSVSRQTAVSSVPVGPLHSWTSEVSAVDPFVSAPFHLKAPQEKP, encoded by the exons gaggcTTTGCCATTGTGTTCCTGGTGCGGACCCACCAGGGGGTCCGCTGTGCCCTGAAGAGAATGTACGTCAACAACGAGCACGACCTGCATATCTGCAAGCTAGAGATCCAGATCATG agGGACCTTGTGGGCCACAGGAACATTGTGGGTTTCCTGGACTCCAGTATAACTGCAGTGGGATCAGGAGATGTCTGGGAGGTCCTCATCCTCATGGACTTCTGTCGTG GCGGTCAGGTGGTGAACCTGATGAACCAGCGTCTGCAAACAGGCTTCACTGAGGCAGAAGTGCTGCAGATCTTCTGTGACACCTGTGAGGCTGTGGCCCGCCTCCACCAGTGCAAGACGCCAATCATCCATCGAGATCTCAAG GTGGAGAATATCCTGCTCCATGACAGGGGACACTACGTGCTGTGTGACTTTGGTAGCGCCACCAACCGCTTCCAGGACCCTCAGGCAGAGGGCGTTCCACTGGTGGAGGAGGAAATCAAGAA GTACACTACTCTGTCATACAGAGCCCCAGAGATGATCAACCTTTACAATGGCATGGTCATCACTACAAAGGCAGACATCTGG GCTATGGGCTGCCTACTGTATAAACTGTGCTACTTCACCCTGCCATTTGGGGAGAGCCAGGTGGCCATCTGTGACGGCAGCTTCACTATACCAGACAACTCCCGCTATTCCCCGGACATGCACTGCCTCATCA GATACATGCTGGAGCCTGACCCAGAGCTGAGACCAGATATCTACCAAGTGTCCCACTTCTCCTTCAGGCTGGCCGGGATAGAATGCCCCATCCGGAACGTACAT AACTCTCCTATTCCTACAAAACTCCCTGAACCAATCAGAGCCAGCGACGCTGTGGCCAAAAAGAGTCAATCCAAAGCCAG gcTCTCAGACCCTGTCCCCACAATGGAGACGTCCATCACGCCCCGTTCACGCCCTAAAGCTGGAGGGGCCCAGTCCATAGGCATCCTGCCCATCCAGCCGGCCCTCACCCCACGCAAGAGACCCAACATGGCTGCAGGAGGGCCCCAGTCCATAG GTGTTTTAGGCACCGCCCAGCCTGCAGTTGCTGTCCAATTAGTCCAGCAGGTCACACCCCCACTGGCTCAGACCGCCCCTTCGCAGCCCATGGCCACGCCCCAGCATCAGCAGGGTCTCTTCATGAAGCAGCAGGCTGCAGCTTTCTTCAGCCCACAGCAGCAGACCAACCAG cATCTGGCTCCTGGACGTGGGCTCCATAAGGTTGGCACCCTgacacccccctcctccccaaaGATGCCCCCCCGAGGCAGTCACAGACGCATCCTGAGTGACGTCACCCACAGTGCTGTGTTTGGGGTCCCAATCAGCAAGTCAACCCAGCTACTGCAGGCGGCTGCAGCAGAGGCCAGCCTCAACAAGTCCAA gtcaGCAAGCACCACCCCCTCTGGCTCCCCCTGCTCCTCCCAGCAGAGTGTGTACCAGCCAGGGGAGGGCGGTGCCCAGACAGCCCCCTCTGTACCCACTGGCAGCTGGAACCCTTTTGGTGATGACAACTTCTCCAAGCTCTCTGCAGAGGAGCTGCTCAACAAGGACTTTGCCAAGCTGGCCGAGA CTACAACAGGGGAGAGGGCCAGCCTCTCCACAGAGAACCTCATCTCAGGGCTGcagcctgtctctgctgctgGGGCCACATGCAAGGCTTTCCCAG CTGAGAGAACTGCTGACATCCTGGGTTTGGATGCAGGCTCAGCGATGTTGAGTGTCCCGGACCCCTTTaacgccctctccctctctgacaccACAG AGAAGCTGATTGAGGGACTGAAGTCCCCTGAGACATCTCTGCTGCTCCCTGACCTTTTACCCCTGGCTGACCCCTTCAGCAGCTCTGCAGAGGGCAACAGCAATG CAGTGAAGGCTGAGATGTGTGTGGACTCTCTCATCCCGGGCCTGGATACAGTCTCAGCCAGCCTGCCAG ACTCTCTGGCTGGAGAGGACTCTCTGCTGGGCTGCTCTCTGCTGTCTCACACCTCCACCCCTGGGGATCAAACTATCTGTGCACcaccctcctcctgctcctctgccCCTCCTGGCTCTGCTTCCTGTCTGGACAAGCTAGCTCCAGTCTCATTTGGCACTGCCCAGACATCTGCTG AGCTGAAAGGGGAGAGTAAAAGCCACGCTGTGCTAGACAAGGGGAGGTCAGAGATTGAGCTGCCTGAAGAAGGCCACAGAGCAGACCAGGGCTGTGTCCACTCCAGCGATGAGGAATTTGAGGAGGAAGACAAGAGAAAGGAGGAGCAATGCAGGAGGGCCAGTGAGAGTGATGAGGTGGGCCATGACTGCAGTGGTTCCAGACCTTTGCTGCTGgattcagatgaagaggaggagcaCCGGTCTGAATTACACCTCCCACCCTCCCAGCCACGCCTATCACACCCACAACTCTCCACTCCCTCCCACCAACCTACCCCAGGCCCACATGTCCCATGCCAGAATAATTCCCAACAGATGCCCCAGAAAGCCAGGGGGGGTGAGGTTGTCCCTGATGTCTTCTCCAAAGCCCCCTTCAAGGTTGGACAGGAAGAGGCAGGCGATGTGTTCGCAAATGCCCCATTCCCACGTCCCCTTGTTGTGACTCAACAGCATCCAGATGTCTTCCTGCAGGCCCCCTTTGTGAAGCCCAAGACCCTCCACCCTCACCCAGCTGTGCTTTACCCTGTGGCCTCTGAAACAGCCCTCTTGAGCCAGGTGGCCCCACAGCCTTTCCGCCCACAGGCCCTGGCCAAGTACTCCCGACACTTTCAAGGCCCATTGCCTCAGCAGCCTGTGACAGCTCAGAGGGTGTTGTCCAGCGTGAGCAGGCAGACTGCTGTGAGCTCAGTACCCGTGGGACCCTTACACTCCTGGACTTCAGAGGTGAGTGCAGTAGACCCCTTTGTCTCTGCGCCCTTTCACCTCAAGGCCCCGCAAGAGAAGCCCTGA
- the LOC109895887 gene encoding AP2-associated protein kinase 1 isoform X3, translating into MKKFFDSRRELVSSGPGSGAGGGGTGSGSSGGSFIGRVFTIGRYQVTVDETVAEGGFAIVFLVRTHQGVRCALKRMYVNNEHDLHICKLEIQIMRDLVGHRNIVGFLDSSITAVGSGDVWEVLILMDFCRGGQVVNLMNQRLQTGFTEAEVLQIFCDTCEAVARLHQCKTPIIHRDLKVENILLHDRGHYVLCDFGSATNRFQDPQAEGVPLVEEEIKKYTTLSYRAPEMINLYNGMVITTKADIWAMGCLLYKLCYFTLPFGESQVAICDGSFTIPDNSRYSPDMHCLIRYMLEPDPELRPDIYQVSHFSFRLAGIECPIRNVHNSPIPTKLPEPIRASDAVAKKSQSKARLSDPVPTMETSITPRSRPKAGGAQSIGILPIQPALTPRKRPNMAAGGPQSIGVLGTAQPAVAVQLVQQVTPPLAQTAPSQPMATPQHQQGLFMKQQAAAFFSPQQQTNQHLAPGRGLHKVGTLTPPSSPKMPPRGSHRRILSDVTHSAVFGVPISKSTQLLQAAAAEASLNKSKSASTTPSGSPCSSQQSVYQPGEGGAQTAPSVPTGSWNPFGDDNFSKLSAEELLNKDFAKLAETTTGERASLSTENLISGLQPVSAAGATCKAFPEKLIEGLKSPETSLLLPDLLPLADPFSSSAEGNSNAVKAEMCVDSLIPGLDTVSASLPDSLAGEDSLLGCSLLSHTSTPGDQTICAPPSSCSSAPPGSASCLDKLAPVSFGTAQTSAESAYLMLGFQPPEAGEKGTEDEFDPIPVLISKHSNNQELKGESKSHAVLDKGRSEIELPEEGHRADQGCVHSSDEEFEEEDKRKEEQCRRASESDEVGHDCSGSRPLLLDSDEEEEHRSELHLPPSQPRLSHPQLSTPSHQPTPGPHVPCQNNSQQMPQKARGGEVVPDVFSKAPFKVGQEEAGDVFANAPFPRPLVVTQQHPDVFLQAPFVKPKTLHPHPAVLYPVASETALLSQVAPQPFRPQALAKYSRHFQGPLPQQPVTAQRVLSSVSRQTAVSSVPVGPLHSWTSEVSAVDPFVSAPFHLKAPQEKP; encoded by the exons gaggcTTTGCCATTGTGTTCCTGGTGCGGACCCACCAGGGGGTCCGCTGTGCCCTGAAGAGAATGTACGTCAACAACGAGCACGACCTGCATATCTGCAAGCTAGAGATCCAGATCATG agGGACCTTGTGGGCCACAGGAACATTGTGGGTTTCCTGGACTCCAGTATAACTGCAGTGGGATCAGGAGATGTCTGGGAGGTCCTCATCCTCATGGACTTCTGTCGTG GCGGTCAGGTGGTGAACCTGATGAACCAGCGTCTGCAAACAGGCTTCACTGAGGCAGAAGTGCTGCAGATCTTCTGTGACACCTGTGAGGCTGTGGCCCGCCTCCACCAGTGCAAGACGCCAATCATCCATCGAGATCTCAAG GTGGAGAATATCCTGCTCCATGACAGGGGACACTACGTGCTGTGTGACTTTGGTAGCGCCACCAACCGCTTCCAGGACCCTCAGGCAGAGGGCGTTCCACTGGTGGAGGAGGAAATCAAGAA GTACACTACTCTGTCATACAGAGCCCCAGAGATGATCAACCTTTACAATGGCATGGTCATCACTACAAAGGCAGACATCTGG GCTATGGGCTGCCTACTGTATAAACTGTGCTACTTCACCCTGCCATTTGGGGAGAGCCAGGTGGCCATCTGTGACGGCAGCTTCACTATACCAGACAACTCCCGCTATTCCCCGGACATGCACTGCCTCATCA GATACATGCTGGAGCCTGACCCAGAGCTGAGACCAGATATCTACCAAGTGTCCCACTTCTCCTTCAGGCTGGCCGGGATAGAATGCCCCATCCGGAACGTACAT AACTCTCCTATTCCTACAAAACTCCCTGAACCAATCAGAGCCAGCGACGCTGTGGCCAAAAAGAGTCAATCCAAAGCCAG gcTCTCAGACCCTGTCCCCACAATGGAGACGTCCATCACGCCCCGTTCACGCCCTAAAGCTGGAGGGGCCCAGTCCATAGGCATCCTGCCCATCCAGCCGGCCCTCACCCCACGCAAGAGACCCAACATGGCTGCAGGAGGGCCCCAGTCCATAG GTGTTTTAGGCACCGCCCAGCCTGCAGTTGCTGTCCAATTAGTCCAGCAGGTCACACCCCCACTGGCTCAGACCGCCCCTTCGCAGCCCATGGCCACGCCCCAGCATCAGCAGGGTCTCTTCATGAAGCAGCAGGCTGCAGCTTTCTTCAGCCCACAGCAGCAGACCAACCAG cATCTGGCTCCTGGACGTGGGCTCCATAAGGTTGGCACCCTgacacccccctcctccccaaaGATGCCCCCCCGAGGCAGTCACAGACGCATCCTGAGTGACGTCACCCACAGTGCTGTGTTTGGGGTCCCAATCAGCAAGTCAACCCAGCTACTGCAGGCGGCTGCAGCAGAGGCCAGCCTCAACAAGTCCAA gtcaGCAAGCACCACCCCCTCTGGCTCCCCCTGCTCCTCCCAGCAGAGTGTGTACCAGCCAGGGGAGGGCGGTGCCCAGACAGCCCCCTCTGTACCCACTGGCAGCTGGAACCCTTTTGGTGATGACAACTTCTCCAAGCTCTCTGCAGAGGAGCTGCTCAACAAGGACTTTGCCAAGCTGGCCGAGA CTACAACAGGGGAGAGGGCCAGCCTCTCCACAGAGAACCTCATCTCAGGGCTGcagcctgtctctgctgctgGGGCCACATGCAAGGCTTTCCCAG AGAAGCTGATTGAGGGACTGAAGTCCCCTGAGACATCTCTGCTGCTCCCTGACCTTTTACCCCTGGCTGACCCCTTCAGCAGCTCTGCAGAGGGCAACAGCAATG CAGTGAAGGCTGAGATGTGTGTGGACTCTCTCATCCCGGGCCTGGATACAGTCTCAGCCAGCCTGCCAG ACTCTCTGGCTGGAGAGGACTCTCTGCTGGGCTGCTCTCTGCTGTCTCACACCTCCACCCCTGGGGATCAAACTATCTGTGCACcaccctcctcctgctcctctgccCCTCCTGGCTCTGCTTCCTGTCTGGACAAGCTAGCTCCAGTCTCATTTGGCACTGCCCAGACATCTGCTG AATCTGCTTACCTCATGTTGGGCTTCCAGCCGCCCGAGGCTGGGGAGAAGGGCACTGAGGACGAGTTTGACCCCATCCCTGTGCTCATCTCCAAACACTCCAACAACCAAG AGCTGAAAGGGGAGAGTAAAAGCCACGCTGTGCTAGACAAGGGGAGGTCAGAGATTGAGCTGCCTGAAGAAGGCCACAGAGCAGACCAGGGCTGTGTCCACTCCAGCGATGAGGAATTTGAGGAGGAAGACAAGAGAAAGGAGGAGCAATGCAGGAGGGCCAGTGAGAGTGATGAGGTGGGCCATGACTGCAGTGGTTCCAGACCTTTGCTGCTGgattcagatgaagaggaggagcaCCGGTCTGAATTACACCTCCCACCCTCCCAGCCACGCCTATCACACCCACAACTCTCCACTCCCTCCCACCAACCTACCCCAGGCCCACATGTCCCATGCCAGAATAATTCCCAACAGATGCCCCAGAAAGCCAGGGGGGGTGAGGTTGTCCCTGATGTCTTCTCCAAAGCCCCCTTCAAGGTTGGACAGGAAGAGGCAGGCGATGTGTTCGCAAATGCCCCATTCCCACGTCCCCTTGTTGTGACTCAACAGCATCCAGATGTCTTCCTGCAGGCCCCCTTTGTGAAGCCCAAGACCCTCCACCCTCACCCAGCTGTGCTTTACCCTGTGGCCTCTGAAACAGCCCTCTTGAGCCAGGTGGCCCCACAGCCTTTCCGCCCACAGGCCCTGGCCAAGTACTCCCGACACTTTCAAGGCCCATTGCCTCAGCAGCCTGTGACAGCTCAGAGGGTGTTGTCCAGCGTGAGCAGGCAGACTGCTGTGAGCTCAGTACCCGTGGGACCCTTACACTCCTGGACTTCAGAGGTGAGTGCAGTAGACCCCTTTGTCTCTGCGCCCTTTCACCTCAAGGCCCCGCAAGAGAAGCCCTGA
- the LOC109895887 gene encoding AP2-associated protein kinase 1 isoform X1: MKKFFDSRRELVSSGPGSGAGGGGTGSGSSGGSFIGRVFTIGRYQVTVDETVAEGGFAIVFLVRTHQGVRCALKRMYVNNEHDLHICKLEIQIMRDLVGHRNIVGFLDSSITAVGSGDVWEVLILMDFCRGGQVVNLMNQRLQTGFTEAEVLQIFCDTCEAVARLHQCKTPIIHRDLKVENILLHDRGHYVLCDFGSATNRFQDPQAEGVPLVEEEIKKYTTLSYRAPEMINLYNGMVITTKADIWAMGCLLYKLCYFTLPFGESQVAICDGSFTIPDNSRYSPDMHCLIRYMLEPDPELRPDIYQVSHFSFRLAGIECPIRNVHNSPIPTKLPEPIRASDAVAKKSQSKARLSDPVPTMETSITPRSRPKAGGAQSIGILPIQPALTPRKRPNMAAGGPQSIGVLGTAQPAVAVQLVQQVTPPLAQTAPSQPMATPQHQQGLFMKQQAAAFFSPQQQTNQHLAPGRGLHKVGTLTPPSSPKMPPRGSHRRILSDVTHSAVFGVPISKSTQLLQAAAAEASLNKSKSASTTPSGSPCSSQQSVYQPGEGGAQTAPSVPTGSWNPFGDDNFSKLSAEELLNKDFAKLAETTTGERASLSTENLISGLQPVSAAGATCKAFPAERTADILGLDAGSAMLSVPDPFNALSLSDTTEKLIEGLKSPETSLLLPDLLPLADPFSSSAEGNSNAVKAEMCVDSLIPGLDTVSASLPDSLAGEDSLLGCSLLSHTSTPGDQTICAPPSSCSSAPPGSASCLDKLAPVSFGTAQTSAESAYLMLGFQPPEAGEKGTEDEFDPIPVLISKHSNNQELKGESKSHAVLDKGRSEIELPEEGHRADQGCVHSSDEEFEEEDKRKEEQCRRASESDEVGHDCSGSRPLLLDSDEEEEHRSELHLPPSQPRLSHPQLSTPSHQPTPGPHVPCQNNSQQMPQKARGGEVVPDVFSKAPFKVGQEEAGDVFANAPFPRPLVVTQQHPDVFLQAPFVKPKTLHPHPAVLYPVASETALLSQVAPQPFRPQALAKYSRHFQGPLPQQPVTAQRVLSSVSRQTAVSSVPVGPLHSWTSEVSAVDPFVSAPFHLKAPQEKP; encoded by the exons gaggcTTTGCCATTGTGTTCCTGGTGCGGACCCACCAGGGGGTCCGCTGTGCCCTGAAGAGAATGTACGTCAACAACGAGCACGACCTGCATATCTGCAAGCTAGAGATCCAGATCATG agGGACCTTGTGGGCCACAGGAACATTGTGGGTTTCCTGGACTCCAGTATAACTGCAGTGGGATCAGGAGATGTCTGGGAGGTCCTCATCCTCATGGACTTCTGTCGTG GCGGTCAGGTGGTGAACCTGATGAACCAGCGTCTGCAAACAGGCTTCACTGAGGCAGAAGTGCTGCAGATCTTCTGTGACACCTGTGAGGCTGTGGCCCGCCTCCACCAGTGCAAGACGCCAATCATCCATCGAGATCTCAAG GTGGAGAATATCCTGCTCCATGACAGGGGACACTACGTGCTGTGTGACTTTGGTAGCGCCACCAACCGCTTCCAGGACCCTCAGGCAGAGGGCGTTCCACTGGTGGAGGAGGAAATCAAGAA GTACACTACTCTGTCATACAGAGCCCCAGAGATGATCAACCTTTACAATGGCATGGTCATCACTACAAAGGCAGACATCTGG GCTATGGGCTGCCTACTGTATAAACTGTGCTACTTCACCCTGCCATTTGGGGAGAGCCAGGTGGCCATCTGTGACGGCAGCTTCACTATACCAGACAACTCCCGCTATTCCCCGGACATGCACTGCCTCATCA GATACATGCTGGAGCCTGACCCAGAGCTGAGACCAGATATCTACCAAGTGTCCCACTTCTCCTTCAGGCTGGCCGGGATAGAATGCCCCATCCGGAACGTACAT AACTCTCCTATTCCTACAAAACTCCCTGAACCAATCAGAGCCAGCGACGCTGTGGCCAAAAAGAGTCAATCCAAAGCCAG gcTCTCAGACCCTGTCCCCACAATGGAGACGTCCATCACGCCCCGTTCACGCCCTAAAGCTGGAGGGGCCCAGTCCATAGGCATCCTGCCCATCCAGCCGGCCCTCACCCCACGCAAGAGACCCAACATGGCTGCAGGAGGGCCCCAGTCCATAG GTGTTTTAGGCACCGCCCAGCCTGCAGTTGCTGTCCAATTAGTCCAGCAGGTCACACCCCCACTGGCTCAGACCGCCCCTTCGCAGCCCATGGCCACGCCCCAGCATCAGCAGGGTCTCTTCATGAAGCAGCAGGCTGCAGCTTTCTTCAGCCCACAGCAGCAGACCAACCAG cATCTGGCTCCTGGACGTGGGCTCCATAAGGTTGGCACCCTgacacccccctcctccccaaaGATGCCCCCCCGAGGCAGTCACAGACGCATCCTGAGTGACGTCACCCACAGTGCTGTGTTTGGGGTCCCAATCAGCAAGTCAACCCAGCTACTGCAGGCGGCTGCAGCAGAGGCCAGCCTCAACAAGTCCAA gtcaGCAAGCACCACCCCCTCTGGCTCCCCCTGCTCCTCCCAGCAGAGTGTGTACCAGCCAGGGGAGGGCGGTGCCCAGACAGCCCCCTCTGTACCCACTGGCAGCTGGAACCCTTTTGGTGATGACAACTTCTCCAAGCTCTCTGCAGAGGAGCTGCTCAACAAGGACTTTGCCAAGCTGGCCGAGA CTACAACAGGGGAGAGGGCCAGCCTCTCCACAGAGAACCTCATCTCAGGGCTGcagcctgtctctgctgctgGGGCCACATGCAAGGCTTTCCCAG CTGAGAGAACTGCTGACATCCTGGGTTTGGATGCAGGCTCAGCGATGTTGAGTGTCCCGGACCCCTTTaacgccctctccctctctgacaccACAG AGAAGCTGATTGAGGGACTGAAGTCCCCTGAGACATCTCTGCTGCTCCCTGACCTTTTACCCCTGGCTGACCCCTTCAGCAGCTCTGCAGAGGGCAACAGCAATG CAGTGAAGGCTGAGATGTGTGTGGACTCTCTCATCCCGGGCCTGGATACAGTCTCAGCCAGCCTGCCAG ACTCTCTGGCTGGAGAGGACTCTCTGCTGGGCTGCTCTCTGCTGTCTCACACCTCCACCCCTGGGGATCAAACTATCTGTGCACcaccctcctcctgctcctctgccCCTCCTGGCTCTGCTTCCTGTCTGGACAAGCTAGCTCCAGTCTCATTTGGCACTGCCCAGACATCTGCTG AATCTGCTTACCTCATGTTGGGCTTCCAGCCGCCCGAGGCTGGGGAGAAGGGCACTGAGGACGAGTTTGACCCCATCCCTGTGCTCATCTCCAAACACTCCAACAACCAAG AGCTGAAAGGGGAGAGTAAAAGCCACGCTGTGCTAGACAAGGGGAGGTCAGAGATTGAGCTGCCTGAAGAAGGCCACAGAGCAGACCAGGGCTGTGTCCACTCCAGCGATGAGGAATTTGAGGAGGAAGACAAGAGAAAGGAGGAGCAATGCAGGAGGGCCAGTGAGAGTGATGAGGTGGGCCATGACTGCAGTGGTTCCAGACCTTTGCTGCTGgattcagatgaagaggaggagcaCCGGTCTGAATTACACCTCCCACCCTCCCAGCCACGCCTATCACACCCACAACTCTCCACTCCCTCCCACCAACCTACCCCAGGCCCACATGTCCCATGCCAGAATAATTCCCAACAGATGCCCCAGAAAGCCAGGGGGGGTGAGGTTGTCCCTGATGTCTTCTCCAAAGCCCCCTTCAAGGTTGGACAGGAAGAGGCAGGCGATGTGTTCGCAAATGCCCCATTCCCACGTCCCCTTGTTGTGACTCAACAGCATCCAGATGTCTTCCTGCAGGCCCCCTTTGTGAAGCCCAAGACCCTCCACCCTCACCCAGCTGTGCTTTACCCTGTGGCCTCTGAAACAGCCCTCTTGAGCCAGGTGGCCCCACAGCCTTTCCGCCCACAGGCCCTGGCCAAGTACTCCCGACACTTTCAAGGCCCATTGCCTCAGCAGCCTGTGACAGCTCAGAGGGTGTTGTCCAGCGTGAGCAGGCAGACTGCTGTGAGCTCAGTACCCGTGGGACCCTTACACTCCTGGACTTCAGAGGTGAGTGCAGTAGACCCCTTTGTCTCTGCGCCCTTTCACCTCAAGGCCCCGCAAGAGAAGCCCTGA